A single region of the Anomaloglossus baeobatrachus isolate aAnoBae1 chromosome 2, aAnoBae1.hap1, whole genome shotgun sequence genome encodes:
- the SLC61A1 gene encoding molybdate-anion transporter translates to MLVTAYLVLVGLLALWAVLEFSACHSKNSPTNNALGNPAFRRFQHDFFRAYFPALAADWLQGPYLYKLYHHYHFLEGQIAIIYVCGFGAAVLSGLVSGPLTGRLGRRKSCILFSFLLAGCYLCKLSQDYFVLLTGRVLGGFSSSLLFSSFESWYAHEHAEHHDFPADWLPHTFSQVATWNGAIAIVAGITANACAEWLGLGPASPSVLAVPLLGLSIALAIRDWDENRGQSSSITRSCGDGLRCLLRDRRVLLLGAIQALFESVVYIFIFLWTPVLDPHNTPLGIAFSGFMAASATGSSLYRLATSKKYHLQPMHILCLSVLMVFFSLFMLTFSTAPGQERPTESFLAFLLIELACGLYFPAMSFLRRRLIPEKEQTGVMNWFRVPLNLIAGLGLLVLHDSDYQSGTRNMFSLCAVTMVLALLSVVGLFSMVRNDSDLRMPSSETEPSGSEL, encoded by the coding sequence ATGTTGGTCACGGCATATTTGGTCCTCGTTGGCCTTTTGGCTCTGTGGGCCGTGTTGGAGTTCTCGGCGTGCCATTCCAAAAATTCACCTACCAACAATGCGTTGGGAAACCCGGCTTTCCGCCGTTTTCAGCATGACTTTTTCCGAGCCTACTTCCCAGCGTTGGCAGCAGACTGGCTGCAGGGTCCCTACCTGTACAAACTGTACCATCACTACCACTTTCTAGAAGGACAGATTGCCATCATATATGTGTGTGGCTTTGGGGCCGCTGTGCTCTCAGGGTTGGTAAGTGGTCCCCTGACAGGACGTCTTGGTCGACGGAAATCATGTATACTGTTTTCCTTCCTCCTTGCGGGATGTTACCTGTGCAAACTATCTCAGGACTATTTTGTGCTCTTGACTGGTCGCGTTCTGGGTGGATTCTCAAGTTCCTTGCTGTTTTCCTCCTTTGAATCATGGTATGCTCATGAACATGCTGAGCACCATGATTTCCCTGCAGATTGGCTTCCTCACACTTTCTCTCAGGTTGCTACGTGGAATGGTGCCATTGCAATTGTTGCAGGAATAACTGCAAATGCCTGCGCAGAGTGGCTCGGACTCGGGCCGGCTTCCCCCTCTGTGCTAGCCGTACCACTCTTAGGTCTGTCTATAGCTTTAGCAATCCGGGACTGGGACGAGAATCGTGGACAAAGCAGCAGCATTACCCGAAGCTGTGGAGATGGTCTGAGATGTCTTCTGAGGGACCGCCGTGTATTGCTTTTAGGTGCCATACAGGCATTATTTGAGAGTGTGgtttacatttttattttcctCTGGACTCCTGTACTGGATCCTCATAATACCCCCCTCGGAATTGCCTTCTCTGGCTTTATGGCTGCAAGTGCAACTGGTTCATCGCTCTACCGACTTGCTACTTCAAAGAAATATCACCTGCAGCCCATGCACATTCTGTGCTTATCTGTACTCATGGTTTTCTTCTCCCTCTTCATGCTAACCTTCTCTACAGCACCAGGGCAGGAACGCCCAACAGAGTCCTTCCTTGCGTTCCTCCTCATCGAGCTTGCTTGTGGACTCTACTTCCCAGCTATGAGTTTTCTGAGGCGTCGCCTGATCCCAGAAAAGGAACAAACAGGGGTGATGAACTGGTTCCGAGTTCCCCTTAACCTTATAGCTGGACTGGGGCTTCTAGTGCTTCATGACAGTGACTATCAAAGTGGTACTAGAAATATGTTCAGTCTGTGCGCTGTCACAATGGTGCTCGCTCTTCTCAGTGTGGTTGGCCTTTTCTCAATGGTAAGGAATGACTCTGATCTACGGATGCCAAGTTCTGAGACTGAGCCCAGTGGATCTGAGCTCTAA